Proteins from one Actinobacillus delphinicola genomic window:
- a CDS encoding SAF domain-containing protein has translation MNYRLLFIISFLILGVGVVGLLFLGKDDRPEVVQQVLTPKVVYKDVVLTTATATRDIPKGTLIQPSDYKITNETLKLKEGDDNSTATPSLAFNLRQTIADGGTGSLLGFLAQENITKGSIIDPNSILSPKAENYILASLDPDTQLAYVLPINARNTFLLTTLKAGSKVSLYASFSEISPGQESPKGDLVKVVDYVTVLKVNPPQKDKDQDQQSLGNIILKLSAKDLKNLYQLPRDIMLLPLPAKEPQPIDSRGLLIRQLRG, from the coding sequence ATGAATTATCGTTTACTTTTTATTATTTCTTTTCTTATTCTTGGCGTTGGCGTCGTCGGGTTATTATTTCTTGGAAAAGATGATCGTCCTGAAGTCGTACAGCAGGTTTTAACCCCGAAAGTGGTATATAAAGATGTTGTATTAACGACAGCAACGGCAACCCGTGATATCCCTAAAGGAACACTGATTCAACCAAGTGATTACAAGATTACTAACGAAACATTAAAACTAAAAGAAGGTGATGACAATAGTACAGCCACACCAAGTTTAGCTTTTAATTTACGTCAAACTATTGCCGACGGTGGAACAGGATCATTACTTGGTTTCCTTGCTCAAGAAAATATTACTAAAGGTTCTATTATTGACCCAAATAGTATTCTTTCACCTAAGGCAGAAAACTATATTTTAGCAAGCCTTGATCCTGATACTCAATTAGCTTATGTCTTGCCAATTAATGCTCGAAATACTTTCTTATTAACAACATTAAAAGCAGGTTCAAAAGTTTCTCTCTACGCAAGTTTTTCAGAAATTTCACCTGGGCAAGAAAGTCCAAAAGGGGATTTAGTTAAAGTCGTAGATTACGTTACGGTATTAAAAGTTAATCCGCCACAAAAAGATAAAGATCAAGATCAACAATCGTTAGGCAATATTATTTTAAAACTCAGTGCTAAAGATTTAAAAAACCTTTATCAATTACCGCGCGACATTATGTTGTTGCCTTTACCAGCCAAAGAACCTCAGCCTATTGATAGTCGTGGTTTATTAATTCGTCAATTACGAGGATAG
- a CDS encoding A24 family peptidase — MKLVFFIFLIVALLCNLIWISWTDIKSRLITNRAILLTVLLILPFSYILWSKVFIVPAVVTLLIGFILFMLNKVGAGDVKLLSVLMLAVPSEEIMPFLFLVTVIGAVIAIMTIVWLLFHKKSFMKYKLSYGVAICGGFILNFAPYILSVYSHF; from the coding sequence GTGAAATTAGTTTTTTTTATTTTTTTAATCGTTGCACTTTTGTGCAATTTGATTTGGATAAGCTGGACGGATATAAAATCACGCCTTATTACTAACCGCGCCATTCTTCTTACCGTCCTGCTTATCCTACCTTTTAGTTATATCTTATGGAGTAAAGTCTTTATTGTTCCAGCAGTCGTTACGCTGTTAATAGGGTTTATTCTCTTTATGCTAAATAAAGTAGGGGCGGGAGATGTTAAATTACTTTCTGTTCTTATGTTAGCCGTACCTTCCGAAGAAATAATGCCTTTTTTATTCTTAGTAACTGTTATTGGAGCAGTAATCGCAATTATGACGATAGTCTGGTTACTCTTTCATAAAAAAAGTTTTATGAAATATAAATTATCTTATGGTGTTGCTATTTGTGGAGGTTTTATTCTCAATTTTGCTCCGTATATCTTATCGGTTTATTCGCATTTCTAA
- a CDS encoding Flp family type IVb pilin, whose product MLNTISTKAYIATTEALRSGIQRFARDERGVTAIEYGLIAVAVAALIIAVFYNKAGFIHKLQDKFGELTSAISSTNANLAVE is encoded by the coding sequence ATGTTAAACACTATTTCTACCAAAGCTTATATTGCAACGACAGAAGCTTTACGTTCTGGTATTCAACGTTTCGCACGTGATGAACGTGGTGTAACTGCGATCGAATACGGACTTATTGCTGTAGCAGTAGCGGCATTAATTATTGCTGTTTTCTACAACAAAGCTGGTTTTATTCATAAATTACAAGATAAATTTGGCGAGTTAACATCAGCTATTAGTTCTACTAATGCTAATTTAGCAGTTGAGTAG